In Planococcus citri chromosome 4, ihPlaCitr1.1, whole genome shotgun sequence, the genomic window tttttcacattttgattttcaaaaatttatcaaaaatttgggaaatagACTTTTAGAACCCGAAATATATACTTCGTGGAGTttttacctacttgttttttcAATCAAGGTCTGATTGCACCATGAATTTTCTACTAGTTCGATTTCTCCTTCATCATCAGTAAAatcgcattttgaaatttgtaaaatgatATTCTCCCCCTGAGTCCTCCCTTCCCTCGTTAGGCATTTTATCGACTTCTGCatgatataatttttcaatacacaTGATAACTgaatattaattaataaaatttgctGAATTCTaataagtttcttttttttcccaacAGGAAGTCAAAAGGCAATTGAAACAATTTCCTAATGAAACTGCTCAGTATAATATATTTTCCTTTTCCACTGCTACACTTAACGATATTCtaagtcatttttcaaaaatagattttaaaaaaattttcattggttACCTCGTTATGGTAAGTTGATTTCGAATACCTCTttcttacctacctaatgctGATTTTACATCgattaatgatttttattttatttttcagttaatTTTCGTAGCGTTTTCATTACTGAAATGGAATCATCCTGTATTATCACAAACAGCAGTAGGAATCGCTGGTGTATTATTAGTAACCATTACGAATGCAGCTGCGTTAGGATTCTGTGCTTTGTGTGGTATTGCATTTAATGCTTCAACTACCCAAGTAAGTTTTAGACATTTTGACTCGTAAGGAATTGACATTTCTCCGAACATTATTAACgggtgattttttattttcacagatTGTACCATATCTTGGATTAGGTTTTGGTGTTGTAGATGTGTTCCTTTTAACGAGCGTTTATGCCGAACAATTGCCTTCGAAAGATGATAATGCAGAAGTAAGTTTGTTGATCAAAAAAGTGTGTTAATTTTCCGagtagaattttttctaatcgAGATGACCTTTTTGATTGTACAGAAACAGACCGGAGCTGTATTGAGAAAAGGCGGTCTGAGCGTTTTACTTACTTCGATTAGCAATTGCGGCGCGTTTTTTGCAGCGGCACTTATTCCTGTTCCGGCTTTGCGAGTATTTTCAATGCAAGCTGGGattctagtttttttcaatctaGTCACTACTTTATCAGTATTTCCAGCCATTATTAGTATTGATTTAAAAAGGAGGAGGTAAGagttttgagaaatattttgtCTATTAACTATAGTACAGTTTTGCTATGCGATGATGATAACTAATGGAACGAAAACTATTTGGTTTACAGCTCCAAAAGAGCAGATATTCTATGTTGTTGCAAGCTTGATGACGATAGCTGGCCATATGTGAAGAGTGTTTCGCCACCTGTGCCAAGAAGATCTAGTAACAAGTCGAGGGAAAAGCAAGCGATTACACGTGCTTTGCCTCCGGATGGCCAACAGACCATTACGGTTTTAGCATCTTCGAATTCATTAGTACGTTTTCCATATGGTGTTTTAGAGTAAAATCGAAACTGAACACGAAATATtaattgagttatttttttttacaggatgaaaataatgaaagtcCTCCCTTATCACAAAGTTTACTGTCGACCAATAATAACGACACGGAATCCAATGGTGGAGATTTCTTAGATAAAAGTGAATATTGGTCATGGGATAATTTACTTGAAAGATACGCtaaatttttgtgtaaaaaatcaGTCAAAGTTTTCACCGTGGTGGCATTCTTGTTGGTAATACTAATAAGCGTGTGGTACGTGAGCAAAGTAGTAGATGGATTGGAGTTGAGTGATATTGTTCCTCAAAGTACCAACGAACACGGGTTCCTGGCTGCTCAAGAGAAATATTTCGGATTTTACGATATGTACGTGATTACTCAGGGAGATTTCGAGTATCCGACTAATCAGAAGTTGTTATACGAGTACCATGACGCTTTTACCAGAGTTCCtaatattatcaaaaatgataacGGAGGGTTGCCTCAGTTTTGGCTGAGTTTGTTCAGAGATTGGCTGCTAGGTGAGTTGATATCATGCCagcaaaatattcgaatttcattaagaaaataatttttattaatttttcacgttttattgaTGTTTTATTTATAATATCTTTTTCTTCTCTGTTTTTGTATAGGCATTCAGAAAGCATTCGATCGCGACTGGGCAAACGGTTCTATAAACCAAGAAGGCTGGCTCAATAACGCCACCGACGAAGGTGTCCTAGGCTACAAACTTCTTGTACAAACCGGCGACCTCGAGAACCCGATCGACAAATCACTGATGACGCAATCGCGTCTCGTTAACCATCAAGGAATCATCAGCCCAGACCCATTTTACAATTACCTATCTGCCTGGGTCTGCCACGACGCCTTAGCCTACAGCGCATCTCAAGCTAATCTGAAACCAGAACCGAAATCCTGGTGTAATGTGCCCAACGACTACGACCTCAAAATACCCAAATCATCGCCGCTAACCTATACGCAGATTCCATTCTATCTGCAAGGATTAGGAAATACATTCCATATAACTAAGCTAATATCACAAGTTCGAGACTTGTGTCAGAAATTCGAAGCCAAAGGATTACCTAGTTTCCCATCTGGCATTCCGTTCCTATTTTGGGAACAGTATCAAGATCTAAGATGGTACCTCGGCATCGCCATATTGTGCTCGTTGAGCATCGTATTTTGCACCGTGTTCTTGCTATTGTTCAACGTTTGGGCTGCAGCGGTGGTTGTATTTGGAGGAGCTGCTATGGTGCTACAGTTACTAGGATCGTTTGGTATTCTTGGCATCAAGTTGAGCGCTGTACCGGCTGTTTTGTTGATTGTGGCTGTTGGTGTCAATGTGCATTTCATCATTCATACAACTTTTGTAAGTATTTGGTGCTTGAAGTACACTCAATTTTAATTAGAGATATGATTGGACGTTgggtgattttcatttttatgtattttcaggGATTTATTACCGCTATCGGAAATCGTGAAAGAAGACTGCAATTAGCTATTAAACATATGTTTCCTGTTATATTACATGTTGCTTTTACCATTTTGTTGGCTGTTAGTATGCTGGCGTTCAATGATTTCGACTTTATCGTTAGGTGAGTACAAAAGTTTGGTTTtagatacctaattttgaaaattgaaaaaaaaatcatcaagataacaatttgtaaattaatttattttacagGTATTTCTTCTACGTGTTACTGATATTAATCGGAATAGGATTCTTAAACGGATTATTATTCTTTCCGATGGTTTTACTGCTGATGGGACCTCCTGCTgaagtatgtattttcattcCCTAATATCTGCtgatgcaaaatttcatcttgtcAAACAACTGTACTAATTTATGGATCATTTTTTCGCAGGTGAAACCTAAAACGTTTCCAGATAGGATTTGTACTCCTATTCCTACTCCGAAAGATGAACAACGAAAGATCAGAACTTCGTGTAGGCAGGCTCCAGCACCTTCACGTCGTCAAAGAGATGATTATTCTCTAAGTCTGACCACAATATCAGAAGAACCAGGTTCGTGGCATTCGACCAATCACGAAATAGTGGTTGAGCCAGAGCTCGTTGTCGAAGCTACGTCGTACGTACAACCTGCTCCTCCTGCACCTCCACCAAACGTAAGTAACGTTCATCTTACAGAATTTCATACTCCATCAGTGCCTTATTTCCAATCTTTACTaatcagaatatttttttcaaatttcaggggTCGCCATCAGGTAACAATAGTggtaatgaaaatgaaagttccTGTAATTCTTCGCCAGCCAGTGTACATAGAGCTACTCCGTCCTCAACTACCTCATCAACCCCGTCCAGTCATGTTACCACTAAAGTAACGGCCACCGCTAAATTTAAAGTAGAAATACATACCCCTATTCATAGGTCATTCAATCATAATCATAGGCATAGTAGACGAAGAGATTCGACTAGTTCTACGTCTACCACATCTACTGAATGTTCGTCCAGACATTCGTAGGTTTATCCCTTcccctccccaatttttttttcatgtgtgcACTTTGTTGTTCGTTACCAGttagacaattttttatgattatttattttaatattttgtgtAGTATTTGATTATATCCCGCCGTTTTTTTTACGTGTATgttcgttttatttatttttttatatttttgtttgtatAAATGACTTGTGTTCTGTATatacgaatgattttttttatatattttgttGTAAATTACGCCAATACGTATGTGAATATGTACATGTGTagaaattatataaaaattggTTCCATAATAACTTATTGAATggtgcatttattttttatacgtatttatatacttttttttcaattttttttctacaagaaCTTAATGGTAAACTAATTTTGTATTAAGGATAAATTttatacgagtttttttttaattattatttttatacatattttcatcGTGTGTAATTCCCAGTGTatacgtttttgttttgttgtcgctaaaaaaatctttcaagccaaaaaatacgtaattaatgtcattttattttagttacaaaataaacgttttataatgaatgatgGGTTTTCATTCAGCGTTAAGATAACATTTTTGAgcttcgatgttttttttcctacagcTGACGGAGGTCGTATAGCTATTTCTAAATTTACTTTATGTAGGATGTCATTTCGAAACAAGAGAGTGTTGTGCTGGAATTATGTTGAAAACGAAGTATCGTATACCGAAGCATTTGAATTCTATcatattcatttattattttggaaaattatttggCTTATTACCGATTCAGTACAAACCATCGAGGCAAAGGAGCCGATTTTATAATGGTAAGTGAACAAGTATCAATCAGAACTTAAGGTTGAAGAGGTAACTGAGCAGTTTCAATTTAGATTTACAAGATAGCTTACAAAATATAGTCCGTCtccatatgtacgagtataaattgTTACAAGGAAACCTTCACAACTCTTCAATTTATTCTGATCGAGTTGAAGTTTGGCTCGCTGAAAAAGCATAGGTCTATTATTACCCAGACCTCAgcaccaaattttcagctgccaaagctgatttttcgatttttggcgaattttcgaaaatggcaaaaatagcCCATGTTGCATATCAATTTCTTACAAAAAGAGCAAATCtgaattaaaaaatctgaaacttataatttatattttaaagtTGAGCCCTCGAAtcgattttcaccattttccagccaatcgctggagcctccagcaaaagtttatttttctccagcaTAATTTCGAATCGCTCCAGAAgacgttgtaatcaactttggctgctgaaaatttaatcctatcatAAATTTGGTTGGTGAATCACCAATTCCGAGAAAATGAGTTAGAAAATGTATTtctgtacaatttgaaaaatctcaaatttgaaaaaaaattcaaaattataaatttttgcatcgaTTAATTCAAAACTTTATCTAACCCCTCAAGTCGACCTCCCAAATCGATATCCACCATTTTCGGAGCgatccggagcctccagcaaaattcaacttttctccagcaatttcaaattgctccaggaggcgttttaatcaactttggcagctgaaagCTTGATCCTATTATAAGGTCGACATTCCGAATCAATTAGGGACGGTGAATCACAAACCCGACCGAGTTGACAAGTtgaaaagtataggtaggtattttcacgtgatggaaaatctcaaatttttgctggcctaataataaaaaatgtttcagatgCAGGTAAATTCCAAGGAAGCAAATTAGGCATATTGCTTTCCTTTACTCAATTCATAATCGAATCATGGACATTCTACGTCGTTACAAAATACCTATTGGAATCAGCGATGATGCGAACGGAGGCATTATGCTCCCAAGGCAACTACTGCAGCGCATTCGGCCTCCTTCTATCTCACACAGTAATAGCTCTTTTGGTAATCCTATTAGTCCCATTGAGATATAAATCAACTATAGTTTGTTTTAATCAAGCTAATCAAATACTTTTCAATCGACGCATTAAACAAAACCTATCAGTAACTTATTATTCATTGCTACCGTTTACTTTTTCAATcatagtaaaaataataatctcgAATATCGGATTCTATATCAAAGAACCCGAGCTGTATTACCCTTATAATTTAGCCTACTTCGGACCAATAATTATCATAAATGTGGTTGGCGTTCTTTGCTGTATTTGCGAACAAGAATACGACGAGATAAACCAAGAAATAAAACAATTATGCAGTAAAGacgttaacaaaaaatacaaaaccgaAAAGCTCAAGTTACTCATGGATGACCATTGGTTCGCTACAAATTTCTTGGATAATATTTCGAAATGTTTTGCTGtcgatttgtttttaattatgaTCGATATTTACGTACAATTGGTGTTATTTTTATACGTCACTTTATGGAGTATGTTCGCTCAGAAAGTATTTTCAGGACATATATGGCCCCACGCAGCTGGATTATTGGAAGTTATGATTATACTGGTGAAATTGGTGTACTTGTGTTATCGTTGCGACAGAGCGGTTGCT contains:
- the LOC135842574 gene encoding protein patched-like isoform X2; amino-acid sequence: MIWSKKGNEKYRSTTYLIQGNAEGDRSALWFRKRVQKKLFDWGSYVHRNAGIVLFVAILALACLCVGLKSAIIHSKVDQLWIEEGGRLERERKYIENALGESASNTHQLVIQTPKDPPASLLHSGALLAHLKVIKAASSVTVYLFNEQWRLKDICSSPSFSSFDMYHIDQIFRNIIPCSIITPLDCFWEGSKLLGPDDPVFVPDIPFKLKWTNLNPRHLLQYVKSAGGTNFPLKTLEEIMKRAGITTGYQEKPCLNPRDPECPDTAPNKNSSRRLDIGAQLTGGCYGFATKYMHWPEDLIIGAAKKNKTGHITKAHGLQTVIQLMSEKELYDYFSDDYKVQKIDWTPQKAALVLETWQRKFSDEVKRQLKQFPNETAQYNIFSFSTATLNDILSHFSKIDFKKIFIGYLVMLIFVAFSLLKWNHPVLSQTAVGIAGVLLVTITNAAALGFCALCGIAFNASTTQIVPYLGLGFGVVDVFLLTSVYAEQLPSKDDNAEKQTGAVLRKGGLSVLLTSISNCGAFFAAALIPVPALRVFSMQAGILVFFNLVTTLSVFPAIISIDLKRRSSKRADILCCCKLDDDSWPYVKSVSPPVPRRSSNKSREKQAITRALPPDGQQTITVLASSNSLDENNESPPLSQSLLSTNNNDTESNGGDFLDKSEYWSWDNLLERYAKFLCKKSVKVFTVVAFLLVILISVWYVSKVVDGLELSDIVPQSTNEHGFLAAQEKYFGFYDMYVITQGDFEYPTNQKLLYEYHDAFTRVPNIIKNDNGGLPQFWLSLFRDWLLGIQKAFDRDWANGSINQEGWLNNATDEGVLGYKLLVQTGDLENPIDKSLMTQSRLVNHQGIISPDPFYNYLSAWVCHDALAYSASQANLKPEPKSWCNVPNDYDLKIPKSSPLTYTQIPFYLQGLGNTFHITKLISQVRDLCQKFEAKGLPSFPSGIPFLFWEQYQDLRWYLGIAILCSLSIVFCTVFLLLFNVWAAAVVVFGGAAMVLQLLGSFGILGIKLSAVPAVLLIVAVGVNVHFIIHTTFGFITAIGNRERRLQLAIKHMFPVILHVAFTILLAVSMLAFNDFDFIVRYFFYVLLILIGIGFLNGLLFFPMVLLLMGPPAEVKPKTFPDRICTPIPTPKDEQRKIRTSCRQAPAPSRRQRDDYSLSLTTISEEPGSWHSTNHEIVVEPELVVEATSYVQPAPPAPPPNGSPSGNNSGNENESSCNSSPASVHRATPSSTTSSTPSSHVTTKVTATAKFKVEIHTPIHRSFNHNHRHSRRRDSTSSTSTTSTECSSRHS
- the LOC135842574 gene encoding protein patched-like isoform X1; translated protein: MVLDLHQTDLYVRPSWLDAAVALREIKKGNAEGDRSALWFRKRVQKKLFDWGSYVHRNAGIVLFVAILALACLCVGLKSAIIHSKVDQLWIEEGGRLERERKYIENALGESASNTHQLVIQTPKDPPASLLHSGALLAHLKVIKAASSVTVYLFNEQWRLKDICSSPSFSSFDMYHIDQIFRNIIPCSIITPLDCFWEGSKLLGPDDPVFVPDIPFKLKWTNLNPRHLLQYVKSAGGTNFPLKTLEEIMKRAGITTGYQEKPCLNPRDPECPDTAPNKNSSRRLDIGAQLTGGCYGFATKYMHWPEDLIIGAAKKNKTGHITKAHGLQTVIQLMSEKELYDYFSDDYKVQKIDWTPQKAALVLETWQRKFSDEVKRQLKQFPNETAQYNIFSFSTATLNDILSHFSKIDFKKIFIGYLVMLIFVAFSLLKWNHPVLSQTAVGIAGVLLVTITNAAALGFCALCGIAFNASTTQIVPYLGLGFGVVDVFLLTSVYAEQLPSKDDNAEKQTGAVLRKGGLSVLLTSISNCGAFFAAALIPVPALRVFSMQAGILVFFNLVTTLSVFPAIISIDLKRRSSKRADILCCCKLDDDSWPYVKSVSPPVPRRSSNKSREKQAITRALPPDGQQTITVLASSNSLDENNESPPLSQSLLSTNNNDTESNGGDFLDKSEYWSWDNLLERYAKFLCKKSVKVFTVVAFLLVILISVWYVSKVVDGLELSDIVPQSTNEHGFLAAQEKYFGFYDMYVITQGDFEYPTNQKLLYEYHDAFTRVPNIIKNDNGGLPQFWLSLFRDWLLGIQKAFDRDWANGSINQEGWLNNATDEGVLGYKLLVQTGDLENPIDKSLMTQSRLVNHQGIISPDPFYNYLSAWVCHDALAYSASQANLKPEPKSWCNVPNDYDLKIPKSSPLTYTQIPFYLQGLGNTFHITKLISQVRDLCQKFEAKGLPSFPSGIPFLFWEQYQDLRWYLGIAILCSLSIVFCTVFLLLFNVWAAAVVVFGGAAMVLQLLGSFGILGIKLSAVPAVLLIVAVGVNVHFIIHTTFGFITAIGNRERRLQLAIKHMFPVILHVAFTILLAVSMLAFNDFDFIVRYFFYVLLILIGIGFLNGLLFFPMVLLLMGPPAEVKPKTFPDRICTPIPTPKDEQRKIRTSCRQAPAPSRRQRDDYSLSLTTISEEPGSWHSTNHEIVVEPELVVEATSYVQPAPPAPPPNGSPSGNNSGNENESSCNSSPASVHRATPSSTTSSTPSSHVTTKVTATAKFKVEIHTPIHRSFNHNHRHSRRRDSTSSTSTTSTECSSRHS
- the LOC135842231 gene encoding uncharacterized protein LOC135842231: MMRTEALCSQGNYCSAFGLLLSHTVIALLVILLVPLRYKSTIVCFNQANQILFNRRIKQNLSVTYYSLLPFTFSIIVKIIISNIGFYIKEPELYYPYNLAYFGPIIIINVVGVLCCICEQEYDEINQEIKQLCSKDVNKKYKTEKLKLLMDDHWFATNFLDNISKCFAVDLFLIMIDIYVQLVLFLYVTLWSMFAQKVFSGHIWPHAAGLLEVMIILVKLVYLCYRCDRAVAKGNFTLFHLRHLSTVTTYDFDIQPVIKIFTLKLNSRDIMITAYGFFTINLALLVRVRLSVFTGKK